The DNA sequence GGGTTCTGATCGCGCTCGTGCTGGGCCTGGCCTGGACCGTCCCCGTGGGCGTGCGCATCGGCCTCTCCCCCCGCCTCGCCCGGCTTGCCCAACCCCTAGCCCAAGTGGCGGCATCCATCCCCGCCACCGCGCTTTTTCCGATCGTGGTGGTGGCTTTGGCTCGCTTAGGGGGTGGGCTGGACCTGGCCGCAGTGCTGCTGATGCTGCTGGGAACCCAGTGGTACATCCTCTTCAACGTGATCGCGGGGGCCATGACCATCCCCGAGGACATGAAGGAGACAGTGCGGGTCTTCCGCTTCCGCCGCATCGACCGCTGGCGCTACCTCTTCCTGCCCGCCATCTTCCCCCACCTGGTGACGGGCCTGGTGACCGCGGGGGGCGGGGCCTGGAATGCGAGCATCATCGCCGAGTACTTTCATTTCGGAGGCCAGACCCTCTCCACCCTCGGCCTCGGCTCCACCATCAGCCACGCCACGGACGCCGGCAACTTCGCCCTGCTGCTGGGAGCGACGGTGGCCATGGCCGCCACCGTGGTCACCTTCAACCGGCTGGTCTGGCGGCGTTTTTACCGGCTGGCCGAGGAGCGATTCACCCTCGAGGGCTGACCGTGGCGGCGAGGGCGGCCTTCACGACCCCCTCGCCCTTCCCCGACCCTCGAGAAGCCGGGCGAGGCCAGGGGCGAAGGCGCGGCCGGCGCGGGGGAGGAGAAGAAGGGTCCCCGGGGGATTGCCGGTCAGTAGAGCTTCAGATCCAGGTTGTCGGCGGCGATGTCGGTGAGGTCGACGATGGCGGCGGCGTTCACGCCGATCGCGATGGCAATGCTCTCGGAGATCTCGTCGCGGGTGGCGCCAAACTTTAGGGCCTTCTTGATGTGGCCCTCGAGGCAGCCCTGACATTTGGCGGCCAGGCTGGCCGAGATGGCGATCAGCTCCTTGGTCTTCCGGTCGAGGACCGAGGGCTTGTAGGTCTCCTTGTAGAACTGGAAGTAGATGTCCCGAAAGCGAGGATCCACCATGGTGTAGGAGGTGGACTGGGGCCTGGGGCTCCCGTTGTCCTCCTCTGGGAACGGCACGTGGTGCGCCTTCTTTTCCTCGTTCAAGGGAGGCTCCTGTTCATCGAATGGTGGCCAGCTGGCCAGCCACGGGGTGGTTGAGAGCGCTGGCCAGGAGGGTCGCCACCGCGCTCTCGTAGGCGGCCGTCCCGTCCCGGTAGGCGCCGCCGTGGCTCTTGCCCGGAACCACCAGGACGGACGCCTGGTCTCCAGCCGCCGCCTGGAGAGCAAAGGCAATCTCCTTGGGCATGCGGCGGTCCTCGGAGTTGGCCACGAACAGCACCGGGCGTCCGGAAAGGTGGCTGGCCGCGGCCCGGATGTCGACCGCTCGCGGACTGAAATCGCCGAGGCGCCCCATCCAGAAGAGGATCTCGTCGGCCACGGGCCAGGTGGGCACGATGCGCAGCCACCAGCGGAACCCGCGGAACAGCTGGAGGTGATGGTTCACGGTGTCGGCGAGGTCGCGGAAGCTGCTGTCCGAGACGACGCCCGCCACCGTGGGGTCCTCCGCCGCGGCCAAGACGCAGGCCGCCGCACCCAAGGAGACGCCCCAGAGCACCACCGGTCCCGGGGCTCGGCCGCGGGTCAGGGCAATGGCAGCCCGGATGTCCTCTTTCTCCCGCTGGCCAAAGGTGGTGGCCGATCCGCCGCTCTCTCCATGGTGGCGGAGATCGAAAAGCAGGGCATTCCAGCCCAGCCTGTGAACGAAGGGTACCTTCCGGACCATCTCGATGCGTGAACGGTTCAGGCCGTGCACCAGGACCACCGTGCCCTGGGACTGGGCCGCCGGCACCCACCACCCGCGGAGGGCCACGCCGTCGGGGGCGGTGAAGGCCACCTCCTCGAAGGCCAGGCTAAAGGATGCCGGTGTGAGCCCGGCGTTATCCTTGTCCTGAAAGTGGAACTGGCGGGTGGTGGCCAGCCCCCCGAGAAAATAGGGCACCCAGCCGAAGACGAAGAGAAGAACGCCCGCCCCGAGCAGGAGGGCCAGCCAGCGGGCCCAGCGCCGCCACTTCAAGAGCGTGCCTCGGGGGGGCTCACCGGTCGATCATAACAAACCCGCATGGGGCGCGTGGGTGACGAGGTCGGAGAAGGCGTGACGACCGACATAACGGCCGCGCTCTGGGGGCTTCTCTGGGGGCACTTGATCGGCCCCCGCGCGCCGTCACCCCGTCGCGCCGCCACGCCTCTCCGATCTCTTAGGGGAACTTACGCAAGCCTTAACCCCATGTTCCTCTGTGGCTTGTCAAACGATGTCACGGCTCGGTGATTTCGCCCTCCAGCACCCTGAGGGGGCCGGACTGGAACACGGGCCGGGCCCCGGGATCGAAGAGGCCGCTCGAGTAGGTATAGGCACAGGGCCCCCGGGATCGAGCCTCCGGATCGTCCCGGTAAGGAAGAGGCAGCCAGGGCTCCCGGACGGCGCGCCCGGCCAGGGCCGGGATCCAGAGGCCGGAGGGAGCACGGTTGCAGACGAGGTCCAGGGGACGGGTGTTTTCCCGGATCCAGGCTATCGCTGCCAGGTCCTCTCCGGTGACCAGGCGGGGCTGGACCAGCGCGTCCCGGCGCGCGCTCTCGCAGGCCGCCCCCGCGAGCAGGAGGAGGGTCAGGCGGGCGGCGAGCGCCCCCCCCCGCGTCAGGCGGTCGATCACGAGGGCCAGGGCCGTTCCGAAGGCGAGTGCCAGCACCGGCAGCGCCAGGTCGGCGGCCGCCACCCGGTGGAGCCACCGGGCCCTCCCCAGGGTTGCCAGCGGCAGCCGGAGCAGGAAGGGCGCGGCGGCCAGGAGAGCCGCGAGGGCAGCGAGGCAAAGGCGACCCCGGTGCCCCTGTCGGTCCCCACGCCACGGCCGAAGGGCCAGCCCGAGGGCGAGGGCACCCGCTCCCATCAAGGGAGCGTGGCAGACGAAAGCCGCGCCTAGGAAGAGCCCGGCGGCCACGGCCGGAGAGCGATCGGAGCCGCGTACAAGGTGGGCGGAAGCAGCGAGCACGAGGGCCAGGGCGAGCACCGCCGTGCCTTCACCGAGGCCGAGAAGAGCGGTGGGCAGACGCGCGAGGCCGACGGCAAGAACCGCGGCCCATGCCGCGGAGGGCACGAGCAGGAAGCGCCTCAGGAGCGCGAAAGCCGCGACGTGCAGTAGGCCCTGCGCGGCCAGGGACACCAGGAAAACCGCCCGGTCCGGGGCCAAACCGGACAGGAGAGCCACGTCCGCAGCGAGGGCGTGCAGTCCCGGTGGATAGACACCGAAGGTGTGGAGGGGGAGAAGCGGCTCGTAGGTGACGGGCGGGCCGTCGCGCCAGACCATGAGGAGCGCGGTGAGGGCGTGGAAGCTCATGTCCGGTCCCGGCGCCACCGGCCACAAGAAGAAAGGGGTGATGCGGGCGAGGGCGGCTGCCACCACCACCATCGCGGGACCCTCGGGCGGGCGAAGTTCGAGCGGCTTCAGCAGGCGCAGCGACACCGTCACCAGGAAGGCCAAGAGGGCGGCGCGCAGGAAGCCCTCGCGCCCCGCTCCCGGCAGCCACCACCACGACACGATCCAGAAGGAGACGGACAGGAATGGAACCGCTGTCCAGGGAGCGCGCACGACGAGCAGGCCCGGCAGGAGCAAAAGGGCAGAGAGAGCCAGCAGCCCGGGAGCGTCGACCAGGACCTCGGGAGGCACGCCTGCGGATTGTATGCCCCGATTCCTGCTCCCCCTCCCTTCGGGTTACGATTCCGGCGTGACCGAACCC is a window from the Vicinamibacteria bacterium genome containing:
- a CDS encoding ABC transporter permease subunit encodes the protein VLIALVLGLAWTVPVGVRIGLSPRLARLAQPLAQVAASIPATALFPIVVVALARLGGGLDLAAVLLMLLGTQWYILFNVIAGAMTIPEDMKETVRVFRFRRIDRWRYLFLPAIFPHLVTGLVTAGGGAWNASIIAEYFHFGGQTLSTLGLGSTISHATDAGNFALLLGATVAMAATVVTFNRLVWRRFYRLAEERFTLEG
- a CDS encoding alpha/beta fold hydrolase translates to MKWRRWARWLALLLGAGVLLFVFGWVPYFLGGLATTRQFHFQDKDNAGLTPASFSLAFEEVAFTAPDGVALRGWWVPAAQSQGTVVLVHGLNRSRIEMVRKVPFVHRLGWNALLFDLRHHGESGGSATTFGQREKEDIRAAIALTRGRAPGPVVLWGVSLGAAACVLAAAEDPTVAGVVSDSSFRDLADTVNHHLQLFRGFRWWLRIVPTWPVADEILFWMGRLGDFSPRAVDIRAAASHLSGRPVLFVANSEDRRMPKEIAFALQAAAGDQASVLVVPGKSHGGAYRDGTAAYESAVATLLASALNHPVAGQLATIR
- a CDS encoding carboxymuconolactone decarboxylase family protein; translation: MNEEKKAHHVPFPEEDNGSPRPQSTSYTMVDPRFRDIYFQFYKETYKPSVLDRKTKELIAISASLAAKCQGCLEGHIKKALKFGATRDEISESIAIAIGVNAAAIVDLTDIAADNLDLKLY